From the Candidatus Binatia bacterium genome, the window CCGCGCGCGTAAGCGCTTCCAAGCGACGCTCCATTGCTTCCAGCTGGCGGCGTACGGTCTCCTGCTCCGTCCGCAGCCCCACCAACGCCAGGCGCGCGTCCGCGAGGCTCGCAACAGCATCGGTCGACTCGGCGCCGGCGATCACCTCCGGTACGAGGGCGCGTACCTCCGCCTCGAGACGGCCGGCGGCGGAGTCATCGTGACGGGTTGCAGCGAGGGCGTAGTGATACAGCGCCGTGCCGGCGCGGTGTGCGGCTTGCGCCTCTCCGGAGACGGCAAACAGCGGGTTGGAGTCGTCTGCGAGGCGACGGTCGAGCCCATCGTAGAACGCCGCCAGCGCTTCCCCGGTGAACCAGTCCTTGTCCCCGGCGGCGTTGATCCGAGTCAATCGGGGCGCCATGAACTCCAGCAAAGGGCGGTCATCGGTGTTGACGCGCGCCTCTTGGAAGATATCGGTTGCGGCAGCGAGGTCGCCAGCGTAGAGCATGCCGAAGCCGTGCGGCGTGGCGAGGAGCGGGTCGCGGCTCCAATCGGGTAAGCGGCCGAGTCGTTCGCCCACCTGCTCGAGATCCACCCGACGTGACCCGAGTTTGCCGATGAGTCCGACGACAGGCCGGTCGGGATAAAAGTCTGCCCGCCACAAGCTGGTCTGCGGAAAGACGGAGAGAAAAGTGTGCGTGATCATGTCGAACTCTTCATGCGTGAGCTGATAGAACGGCAGCCACTGGCAGAATAATCCGTTCGGTGCCAGACGCCCGGCAACGGTAGCGTACATCTCGCGCGAGTAGAGGTTGCCCGCGCCCGCGTGCCACGGGATGAAGAGATCCGATACGATCACGTCGAAACGCTCCTGGCTTGCGGCAAGGTAACGGCGCCCGTCATCGAGCACGAGGTGGACGTCGGGCCGCTCCAGCAGCCCGGCGTTCCAAGGCGCGAAGTGAGCGCGTGCGGCCGCGGCAACTTCGGGAACGAGTTCCACAACGGTGGTGTCCTCCAACCCCAGTGCGGGACCCGCACTGGCGGTAATCCCGGTGGCGAGGCCGATGAACGCGGCACGCCGCGGCCGCGGATGCACCAACAGCGGCACAAGGCCTAATCGGCGCTCGTTGACTGCAGCGGCGGTACCGCCAAGGACGTAGTAGTTGTCGAGTCGCAGCTGCAGATCGCCGTCG encodes:
- a CDS encoding fused MFS/spermidine synthase codes for the protein MPHGRLRIVAAGAGALGLGLEVLWTRLFAQVLHNSVYSFTAIALVFLLALAAGAGAAALLLRRFTPARIAAAALVVAAAATVGGVWTFVHSTDGLAYVGMQSGLSEYLRRIIVLASASVGPVAFASGMVLPALWAAWDERETAARPLGDLSAANTFGGIVGAIAAGFLGVPLLGIRATLLAAAIVYVILADVIAPPHARLRPLAYAALLGVVLCNPMRAPLVHLRPEGEMLRATLEGPSGIVTVVETDGDLQLRLDNYYVLGGTAAAVNERRLGLVPLLVHPRPRRAAFIGLATGITASAGPALGLEDTTVVELVPEVAAAARAHFAPWNAGLLERPDVHLVLDDGRRYLAASQERFDVIVSDLFIPWHAGAGNLYSREMYATVAGRLAPNGLFCQWLPFYQLTHEEFDMITHTFLSVFPQTSLWRADFYPDRPVVGLIGKLGSRRVDLEQVGERLGRLPDWSRDPLLATPHGFGMLYAGDLAAATDIFQEARVNTDDRPLLEFMAPRLTRINAAGDKDWFTGEALAAFYDGLDRRLADDSNPLFAVSGEAQAAHRAGTALYHYALAATRHDDSAAGRLEAEVRALVPEVIAGAESTDAVASLADARLALVGLRTEQETVRRQLEAMERRLEALTRAEKDHQ